In a single window of the Bacteroides acidifaciens genome:
- the nuoK gene encoding NADH-quinone oxidoreductase subunit NuoK produces MIHMEYYLVVSTIMMFAGIYGFFTRRNTLAILISVELMLNATDINFAVFNRFLFPGGMEGYFFALFSIAISAAETAIAIAIMINIYRNLRSIQVRNLDDLKW; encoded by the coding sequence ATGATACACATGGAATATTATCTGGTAGTCTCTACCATCATGATGTTTGCAGGAATCTATGGATTCTTTACCCGCCGTAACACGCTGGCTATCCTGATTTCCGTAGAGTTAATGCTGAACGCCACGGACATCAACTTCGCCGTGTTCAATCGTTTTCTCTTCCCGGGAGGAATGGAAGGTTATTTCTTTGCACTGTTCTCCATCGCCATCTCAGCCGCGGAAACTGCAATAGCTATCGCCATCATGATCAATATCTACCGTAATCTCCGAAGCATCCAAGTCCGCAACCTCGACGACTTGAAATGGTAG
- a CDS encoding NADH-quinone oxidoreductase subunit N — translation MDYSQFLHMREELSLVVVLILLFLADLFMSPDAHKNDGKARLNTMLPVILMAIHTAINLVPETACDIFGGMYHYVPMHTVVKSILNVGTLIVFLMAHEWMKREDTSFKQGEFYVLTLSTLFGMYLMISAGHFLMFFIGLETASIPMAALIAFDKYRHNSAEAGAKYILTALFSSALLLFGLSMIYGSTGTLYFDDLPAHIDGNPLQIMAFVFFFTGMAFKLSLVPFHLWTADVYEGAPSTVTAYLSVVSKGSAAFVLLAILIKVFAPMINDWQEVLYWVTIASITIANIFAIRQQNLKRLMAFSSISQAGYIMLGVIGGTAQGMTALVYYVLVYAAANLGVFAVITIVALRSQKFTLEDYAGLYKTNPKIAFLMTLSLFSLAGIPPFAGFFSKFFIFMAAFNAGFHLLVFIALVNTVISLYYYLLIVKAMYITPSDNPIPTFRSDRCTKWGLALCTLGIIGLGIASIVYQSIDKLSFGI, via the coding sequence ATGGATTATTCACAATTTCTACATATGCGAGAAGAGCTGTCGCTCGTAGTTGTCCTGATACTACTGTTTTTGGCCGACCTCTTCATGAGTCCGGACGCACACAAGAATGATGGGAAGGCACGGCTGAACACCATGTTACCCGTCATCTTGATGGCGATTCATACAGCTATCAACCTTGTTCCGGAAACTGCCTGCGACATATTCGGCGGCATGTACCATTATGTACCCATGCATACGGTTGTCAAATCAATCCTGAATGTAGGTACGTTGATTGTCTTCCTGATGGCACACGAATGGATGAAACGTGAAGATACCTCATTCAAACAAGGAGAATTTTATGTACTGACACTTTCCACCCTGTTTGGTATGTATCTTATGATTTCCGCCGGACATTTCCTGATGTTCTTTATCGGACTGGAAACGGCATCTATCCCGATGGCCGCTCTGATTGCCTTTGACAAATACCGCCACAACTCTGCCGAAGCGGGAGCCAAATATATCCTTACCGCCCTCTTCTCCAGCGCATTGTTACTGTTCGGTCTGTCTATGATTTACGGCTCTACCGGGACATTGTACTTTGACGACCTTCCCGCTCATATCGACGGAAATCCGTTACAAATTATGGCATTCGTGTTCTTCTTCACGGGTATGGCATTCAAGCTGTCACTCGTTCCGTTCCACCTGTGGACAGCGGACGTATATGAAGGTGCGCCGAGTACAGTTACCGCTTATCTGAGCGTCGTTTCAAAAGGTTCGGCAGCTTTCGTTCTGCTGGCTATCCTTATCAAAGTATTCGCGCCGATGATAAACGACTGGCAGGAAGTACTTTATTGGGTGACTATCGCCTCTATCACTATCGCCAATATATTCGCCATCCGCCAACAGAACCTAAAACGTCTGATGGCATTCTCCAGTATCTCACAAGCGGGATATATCATGCTTGGCGTTATCGGCGGAACGGCACAGGGAATGACGGCATTAGTGTATTACGTGCTTGTATATGCTGCCGCCAACCTCGGTGTATTTGCCGTAATCACCATCGTAGCACTACGCAGCCAGAAGTTCACGCTCGAAGACTATGCAGGACTTTATAAGACGAATCCGAAAATAGCTTTCCTGATGACTTTATCCCTGTTCTCATTGGCAGGTATCCCGCCGTTTGCCGGATTCTTCTCCAAGTTCTTTATCTTCATGGCAGCTTTCAATGCAGGATTCCACCTGTTGGTATTCATCGCATTGGTCAATACAGTGATTTCATTGTACTACTACCTGCTGATTGTGAAGGCAATGTATATCACTCCTTCCGACAATCCGATTCCTACTTTCCGCAGCGACCGCTGTACAAAATGGGGACTGGCTCTTTGTACGCTGGGCATCATCGGACTGGGTATTGCAAGTATTGTCTATCAATCTATTGATAAACTCTCGTTCGGGATATAA
- a CDS encoding 4Fe-4S binding protein has protein sequence MEYKDKKYTYLGGLVHGISTLATGMKTSIKVYFRKKVTEQYPENRKELKMFDRFRGTLNMPHNENNEHRCVACGLCQMACPNDTIKVTSETIETEDGKKKKILATYEYDLGACIFCQLCVNACPHDAIMFDQNFEHAVFDRSKLVLKLNHDGSKVIEKKKEV, from the coding sequence ATGGAATATAAAGATAAAAAATATACGTACTTAGGTGGTCTGGTGCATGGCATCAGTACACTGGCAACGGGTATGAAAACCAGCATCAAGGTTTACTTCCGCAAGAAAGTGACCGAGCAATATCCCGAAAACCGGAAGGAGCTGAAGATGTTCGACCGGTTCCGCGGAACGCTGAACATGCCCCACAATGAGAATAATGAACATCGCTGTGTTGCCTGCGGATTATGTCAGATGGCTTGTCCGAACGACACAATCAAAGTGACCAGCGAAACGATTGAAACAGAAGACGGCAAGAAGAAGAAAATCCTGGCGACCTATGAATATGACCTGGGCGCTTGTATATTCTGCCAACTTTGTGTAAATGCTTGTCCGCACGATGCTATCATGTTCGACCAGAACTTCGAGCATGCAGTATTCGACCGTTCCAAGCTCGTCTTGAAACTGAATCATGACGGTAGTAAAGTAATAGAAAAGAAAAAAGAAGTTTAG
- a CDS encoding NuoM family protein: MNFLSIFVLIPILMLAGLWAARGIKAIRGVMVTGASALLIASVVLTFMYLGERSAGNTAEMLFRADTLWYAPLHISYSVGVDGISVAMLLLSAIIVFTGTFASWRLQPLTKEYFLWFTLLSMGVFGFFISVDLFTMFMFYEIALIPMYLLIGVWGSGHKEYAAMKLTLMLMGGSAFLLIGILGIYFGSGATTMNLLEIAQLHNIPFAQQCIWFPLTFLGFGVLGALFPFHTWSPDGHASAPTAVSMLHAGVLMKLGGYGCFRIAIYLMPEAANELSWIFLILTGISVVYGAFSACVQTDLKYINAYSSVSHCGLVLFAILMLNQTAATGAILQMLSHGLMTALFFALIGMIYGRTHTRDIRELAGLMKIMPFLSVCYVIAGLANLGLPGLSGFIAEMTIFVGSFQNNEVFHRALTIIACSSIVITAVYILRLIGKILYGTCTNKHHLELTDATWDERVAVICLIVCVAGLGMAPFWVSHMIGESVLPVVSQLIP; the protein is encoded by the coding sequence ATGAATTTCTTATCAATATTCGTACTTATCCCCATCCTGATGCTGGCCGGACTTTGGGCAGCACGAGGAATAAAAGCCATCCGTGGGGTTATGGTTACTGGCGCATCGGCACTCCTGATAGCCTCTGTCGTACTGACATTCATGTATTTGGGAGAACGTAGTGCCGGAAACACAGCAGAAATGCTTTTCCGTGCAGACACTCTTTGGTATGCACCGCTTCATATCTCATACTCGGTAGGCGTAGACGGAATCTCAGTAGCCATGCTGTTACTGTCCGCCATCATCGTATTCACCGGAACATTTGCTTCCTGGCGTCTGCAACCACTGACAAAAGAGTATTTCCTTTGGTTCACCCTATTGTCAATGGGAGTGTTCGGATTCTTTATATCCGTGGACTTGTTCACCATGTTTATGTTCTACGAAATAGCCTTGATACCTATGTACCTGCTGATTGGCGTATGGGGTTCGGGACACAAGGAATACGCAGCCATGAAGCTGACACTGATGTTGATGGGCGGTTCCGCCTTCCTGCTGATTGGAATCCTCGGAATCTACTTCGGTTCGGGAGCGACGACAATGAACCTGCTCGAAATCGCACAACTGCACAATATACCTTTTGCACAGCAATGCATTTGGTTCCCGCTGACTTTCCTCGGTTTTGGCGTACTGGGTGCTCTCTTCCCGTTCCATACCTGGAGCCCTGACGGTCACGCTTCCGCCCCGACAGCAGTATCCATGCTCCATGCAGGAGTCTTAATGAAACTGGGCGGTTACGGATGTTTCCGCATTGCCATATATCTGATGCCGGAAGCTGCTAACGAACTTTCGTGGATATTCTTGATACTGACAGGTATCTCTGTTGTCTACGGAGCTTTCTCCGCTTGTGTACAGACAGACTTGAAATATATCAATGCTTACTCTTCCGTATCCCACTGCGGACTGGTTCTCTTCGCTATCCTGATGCTGAACCAGACGGCTGCAACGGGAGCTATCCTTCAGATGCTTTCGCACGGATTGATGACAGCCCTGTTCTTCGCCCTTATCGGTATGATTTACGGACGTACACACACCCGTGACATTCGCGAGCTTGCCGGTCTGATGAAGATTATGCCGTTCCTCAGCGTATGTTACGTGATTGCCGGTCTTGCCAACCTCGGCCTGCCGGGACTGAGTGGTTTCATTGCCGAGATGACTATCTTCGTTGGTTCTTTCCAGAACAACGAAGTATTCCATCGCGCGTTGACTATCATCGCCTGCTCTTCGATTGTGATTACAGCAGTCTATATCCTGCGCCTGATAGGTAAGATTCTATACGGAACCTGCACCAACAAGCACCACCTCGAGCTGACCGACGCAACATGGGACGAGCGTGTAGCAGTCATCTGCCTCATCGTTTGTGTAGCCGGACTGGGTATGGCTCCTTTCTGGGTCAGCCACATGATTGGTGAAAGCGTATTGCCGGTTGTCTCACAACTGATACCCTAA
- a CDS encoding AraC family transcriptional regulator, translating into MSTPLPNQIIREITPLSDKDCFYIAERYKTEFTYPIHNHSEFELNFTEKAAGVRRVVGDSSEVISDYDLVLITGKDLEHVWEQNECRSREIREITIQFSSDLFFKSFINKNQFDSIRRMLDKAQKGLCFPMSAILKIYPLLDTLASEKQGFYAVIKFMTILYELSLFEEEARTLSSSSFAKIDIHSDSRRVQKVQEYINSHYQEEIRLGQLADMVGMTDVSFSRFFKLRTGKNLSDYIIDIRLGFASRLLVDSTMSIAEICYECGFNNLSNFNRIFKKKKACSPKEFRENYRKKKKLV; encoded by the coding sequence ATGAGCACACCGTTACCTAATCAGATAATCCGCGAGATTACTCCTTTGTCAGACAAAGACTGCTTTTATATTGCGGAACGTTATAAGACAGAATTCACTTATCCCATTCACAACCATTCCGAGTTTGAGCTGAACTTTACGGAGAAAGCGGCGGGAGTGAGGAGAGTAGTTGGAGATTCTTCCGAAGTGATAAGCGACTATGACCTGGTCTTGATAACAGGTAAAGACCTCGAACACGTATGGGAACAGAACGAGTGCCGTTCGAGGGAGATACGGGAGATAACGATTCAGTTCTCTTCCGACCTCTTCTTCAAGAGTTTCATCAATAAGAATCAATTCGATTCTATCCGCCGGATGCTGGATAAAGCGCAGAAAGGACTTTGTTTTCCGATGTCCGCGATTCTTAAAATATATCCGTTGCTGGATACGCTTGCTTCTGAGAAACAGGGATTCTATGCAGTCATCAAGTTTATGACGATTCTCTACGAACTTTCCCTTTTCGAAGAAGAAGCCCGCACGTTATCCAGTTCATCGTTTGCCAAGATAGATATTCATTCCGACAGCCGACGTGTGCAGAAAGTGCAGGAATATATCAACTCCCATTATCAGGAAGAGATTCGTTTAGGACAGTTGGCAGATATGGTCGGAATGACGGATGTATCATTCAGTAGGTTCTTCAAACTGCGTACAGGAAAGAATCTTTCTGATTATATCATTGATATCCGTCTTGGTTTCGCTTCCCGCCTGTTGGTGGATTCCACCATGTCGATAGCTGAAATCTGCTATGAGTGCGGATTCAACAACCTTTCCAATTTCAACCGTATCTTCAAGAAGAAAAAAGCTTGCTCGCCTAAAGAATTCCGTGAGAATTACCGGAAAAAGAAGAAGCTGGTTTAA
- the nuoL gene encoding NADH-quinone oxidoreductase subunit L encodes MELTILILLLPFFSFLILGIGGKWMSHRTAGTIGTLILGTVAVLSYVTAFQYFSAPRLEDGTFATLIPYNFTWLPFTETLHFDLGILLDPISVMMLIVISTVSLMVHIYSFGYMKGETGFQRYYAFLSLFTMSMLGLVVATNIFQMYLFWELVGVSSYLLIGFYYTKPAAISASKKAFIVTRFADLGFLLGILIYGYYGGTFGFTPDTVSLVSGGAAMLPLALGLMFVGGAGKSAMFPLHIWLPDAMEGPTPVSALIHAATMVVAGVYLVARMFPLFIAYAPNTLHMVAWVGAFTAFYAASVACVQSDIKRVLAFSTISQIGFMMVALGVCTSINPHEGGLGYMASMFHLFTHAMFKALLFLGAGSIIHAVHSNEMSAMGGLRKYMPVTHWTFLIACLAIAGIPPFSGFFSKDEILAACFQYSPVMGWVMTVIAAMTAFYMFRLYYGIFWGKENKELHAHHTPHESPLAMTFPLMFLAAVTCGAGFIPFGHFISSNGESYSIHLDPSVAITSVVIAIISIAIATWMYKNAKQPVADSLAKQFKGLHKAAYNRFYIDDIYQFITHKIIFRCISTPIAWFDRHVIDGFFDFLAWATNTTSDEIRGLQSGQVQQYAYVFLCGALALILLLIL; translated from the coding sequence ATGGAACTAACAATTCTAATACTCCTTCTTCCTTTCTTCTCCTTTCTCATATTGGGAATCGGGGGAAAATGGATGTCGCATCGGACAGCGGGTACCATCGGTACTCTGATACTGGGAACGGTAGCAGTACTGTCTTATGTGACTGCTTTCCAATATTTCTCCGCCCCACGGCTGGAAGACGGAACATTTGCCACATTGATACCTTACAATTTCACGTGGCTTCCTTTTACAGAGACATTACACTTCGACCTGGGCATCCTGCTCGATCCTATATCTGTGATGATGTTGATTGTCATCTCTACCGTGTCACTGATGGTGCATATCTACTCCTTCGGCTACATGAAAGGCGAGACTGGTTTTCAACGTTACTACGCTTTCCTCTCCCTGTTTACCATGTCTATGCTGGGACTGGTAGTAGCGACAAACATCTTCCAAATGTATCTCTTTTGGGAATTGGTGGGTGTAAGTTCTTATTTATTAATCGGATTCTACTATACAAAACCTGCTGCAATCTCCGCTTCAAAGAAAGCATTTATTGTCACTCGTTTTGCCGACTTGGGCTTCCTGCTCGGTATCCTGATTTACGGATATTATGGCGGAACGTTCGGTTTCACTCCGGATACGGTATCGTTGGTCAGCGGTGGAGCTGCCATGCTTCCGTTAGCTCTCGGATTGATGTTCGTGGGCGGTGCCGGTAAAAGTGCGATGTTCCCATTGCATATATGGTTGCCCGACGCAATGGAAGGCCCTACTCCGGTCAGCGCTTTGATTCACGCGGCTACGATGGTAGTTGCCGGAGTTTATCTGGTGGCACGTATGTTCCCGCTTTTCATTGCTTATGCTCCGAATACATTGCATATGGTAGCCTGGGTGGGGGCATTCACCGCTTTCTATGCAGCAAGTGTAGCTTGTGTACAATCGGATATCAAGCGGGTACTCGCTTTCTCTACTATCTCTCAGATTGGTTTTATGATGGTAGCTTTAGGCGTTTGTACTTCGATAAACCCACACGAAGGCGGATTGGGATACATGGCATCCATGTTCCACCTTTTCACACACGCCATGTTCAAAGCATTGCTCTTCCTGGGCGCAGGTAGCATCATTCATGCGGTACACTCCAATGAGATGTCAGCCATGGGCGGATTACGCAAATATATGCCTGTCACTCACTGGACATTCCTGATTGCCTGCCTTGCCATTGCAGGTATCCCCCCGTTCTCCGGTTTCTTCTCGAAAGATGAGATTTTGGCTGCCTGCTTCCAATACAGTCCTGTAATGGGGTGGGTGATGACGGTAATTGCCGCAATGACTGCTTTCTATATGTTCCGCCTTTACTACGGCATCTTCTGGGGCAAGGAAAATAAAGAGCTTCATGCTCACCACACGCCCCATGAAAGTCCGTTGGCTATGACATTCCCATTGATGTTCCTGGCAGCCGTTACCTGTGGTGCCGGATTTATTCCTTTCGGACATTTCATCAGTTCGAACGGTGAGTCTTACTCAATCCATCTCGACCCGTCGGTAGCTATCACAAGCGTCGTTATTGCCATTATTTCTATTGCAATCGCGACTTGGATGTATAAGAATGCCAAACAGCCTGTTGCCGATTCACTGGCAAAGCAGTTCAAGGGATTGCACAAGGCTGCTTATAATCGTTTCTATATTGATGATATATACCAGTTCATTACGCATAAGATTATCTTCCGCTGCATCTCTACTCCTATCGCATGGTTTGACCGTCATGTAATAGATGGATTCTTTGACTTCCTGGCATGGGCTACCAATACCACAAGCGACGAAATCCGCGGTTTGCAAAGCGGTCAGGTACAGCAATATGCATATGTGTTCCTTTGCGGTGCACTGGCACTTATCTTACTATTAATCTTATAA
- the nuoH gene encoding NADH-quinone oxidoreductase subunit NuoH — MFDFSIVTNWIHELLLSIMPEGVAVFIECVAVGVCIVALYAILAIILIYMERKVCGFFQCRLGPNRVGKWGSIQVVCDVLKMMTKEIFMPKGADHFLYNLAPFMVIIASFLTFSCIPFNKGAEILNFNVGVFFLLAASSIEVVGILLAGWGSNNKFSLIGAMRSGAQIISYELSVGMSIMTMVVLMGTMQFSEIVEGQANGWFIFKGHIPAVIAFIIYLIAGNAECNRGPFDLPEAESELTAGYHTEYSGMGFGFFYLAEYLNLFIVASVAATIFLGGWMPLHIVGLDGFNAVMDYIPGFIWFFGKAFFVVFLLMWIKWTFPRLRIDQILNLEWKYLVPISMVNLLLMACCVAFGFHF, encoded by the coding sequence ATGTTCGACTTTAGTATAGTAACAAATTGGATACATGAGCTGCTTCTCTCCATTATGCCTGAGGGAGTGGCTGTATTTATAGAATGTGTGGCTGTCGGCGTGTGCATTGTTGCATTGTATGCCATCCTCGCTATCATATTGATTTACATGGAGCGCAAGGTCTGCGGGTTCTTCCAGTGTCGTCTCGGTCCGAACCGGGTGGGCAAATGGGGTTCTATCCAAGTAGTATGCGACGTGCTCAAAATGATGACCAAGGAAATTTTCATGCCAAAAGGTGCCGACCATTTCCTCTACAATCTGGCTCCGTTCATGGTGATTATCGCCTCGTTCCTTACTTTCTCTTGTATTCCTTTTAATAAGGGAGCGGAAATTCTGAATTTCAATGTAGGGGTATTCTTTCTGTTGGCAGCTTCCAGCATCGAAGTAGTTGGTATTTTGCTTGCCGGTTGGGGTAGTAACAATAAGTTCTCTCTGATTGGTGCTATGCGAAGTGGCGCGCAGATTATCAGTTATGAGCTCTCTGTTGGTATGAGCATTATGACAATGGTCGTGTTGATGGGAACCATGCAGTTTTCTGAAATTGTGGAAGGGCAAGCCAATGGCTGGTTTATCTTCAAGGGACATATCCCCGCCGTGATTGCCTTTATCATCTACCTGATTGCCGGAAACGCCGAATGTAACCGTGGTCCGTTCGACCTTCCCGAAGCGGAAAGTGAGCTGACTGCCGGATACCACACCGAATATTCCGGTATGGGTTTCGGTTTCTTCTATCTGGCAGAATACTTGAACCTGTTTATCGTAGCCAGTGTTGCTGCCACCATTTTCCTGGGAGGATGGATGCCGTTGCACATCGTCGGTTTGGACGGATTTAATGCCGTAATGGATTATATCCCCGGATTTATCTGGTTCTTCGGCAAAGCGTTCTTTGTGGTATTCCTGCTGATGTGGATTAAATGGACATTCCCCCGTCTACGTATCGACCAGATTCTGAATCTGGAATGGAAGTACCTGGTTCCTATTTCTATGGTAAATCTATTATTAATGGCATGTTGCGTAGCCTTCGGCTTTCACTTCTAG
- a CDS encoding NADH-quinone oxidoreductase subunit J, which yields MGATLETVVFYFLAAFITAMSIMTVTTQRIVRSATYLLFVLFGTAGIYFLLGYTFLGSVQIMVYAGGIVVLYVFSILLTSGEGDRAEKLKRSRFLAGLFTMVAGLAIILFITLKHNFMQTANLAPQEINIHAIGHALLSSDKYGYVLPFEAVSILLLACIIGGIMIARKR from the coding sequence ATGGGAGCAACTCTTGAAACAGTAGTATTCTACTTTTTGGCAGCATTTATTACTGCTATGTCCATCATGACGGTGACTACCCAACGTATTGTCCGCTCGGCTACTTACCTGCTCTTCGTGCTCTTCGGCACGGCCGGCATCTACTTCTTGCTGGGCTACACCTTTTTAGGCTCCGTCCAAATTATGGTTTACGCTGGTGGTATCGTTGTGCTTTATGTATTCTCCATCCTGCTGACCAGTGGCGAGGGCGACCGAGCCGAGAAACTAAAACGAAGCAGGTTCCTGGCAGGACTTTTTACAATGGTTGCCGGCTTGGCAATTATCCTGTTTATCACGCTGAAACATAACTTTATGCAGACAGCGAACCTTGCCCCGCAGGAGATAAACATCCACGCTATCGGACATGCCTTGCTGAGTAGTGACAAATACGGCTATGTATTGCCTTTCGAAGCAGTCAGTATCTTATTACTAGCTTGTATCATCGGTGGTATCATGATTGCCCGAAAGAGATAA
- a CDS encoding mechanosensitive ion channel family protein, whose amino-acid sequence MEDVKEVIDIVPVALADGGIQDTGNAMMQGVNDVLLSMGVDEVWADKIDNFIILLLIIGVALLANLVCRKIILRTVSRLVKQTKATWDDIVFNDKVMANLSRMVAPILIYVAIPIAFPEHADSALLDFLRRLCMIYILAVFLRFVSALFTAIYLVYSAREQYKDKPLKGLLQTAQVILFFIGAIIIISILIKQSPVVLLTGLGASAAVLMLVFKDSIMGFVSGIQLSANNMLKVGDWITMPKYGADGTVIEVTLNTVKVRNFDNTITTIPPYLLISDSFQNWQGMQESGGRRVKRSINIDMTSVRFCTPEMLAKYRKIQLLKDYVEQTEKVVEQYNKEHDIDNSILVNGRRQTNLGVFRAYLTNYLKSLPTVNQEMTCMVRQLQPTSTGIPMELYFFSANKVWVAYEGIQADVFDHVLAIIPEFDLQVFQNPSGADLRRIGVKIED is encoded by the coding sequence ATGGAAGATGTAAAAGAAGTGATTGACATAGTGCCTGTTGCATTAGCTGACGGAGGGATACAAGATACCGGTAATGCAATGATGCAAGGCGTGAATGACGTTTTGTTGTCAATGGGGGTGGATGAAGTCTGGGCGGATAAGATTGATAACTTTATCATATTGTTGCTTATTATCGGAGTAGCCCTGTTAGCTAACCTGGTCTGCCGTAAGATAATATTGCGCACAGTTTCCAGATTGGTGAAACAGACGAAAGCTACTTGGGATGATATTGTATTCAATGACAAGGTGATGGCAAACCTTAGTAGGATGGTAGCGCCGATATTGATTTATGTAGCCATTCCTATCGCATTCCCCGAACATGCAGATTCCGCCTTGCTCGATTTTCTTCGCAGGCTCTGCATGATTTATATACTGGCAGTCTTCCTGCGTTTTGTGAGTGCGCTCTTTACTGCCATCTATCTGGTGTACAGCGCACGCGAGCAATATAAGGACAAACCCCTGAAAGGGCTTCTTCAGACAGCACAAGTGATTCTATTCTTTATAGGAGCTATTATCATCATCAGTATCCTGATAAAGCAAAGCCCTGTGGTGCTATTGACCGGACTTGGGGCTTCTGCCGCCGTGCTGATGTTGGTTTTCAAAGACAGCATCATGGGCTTTGTCTCCGGTATCCAGCTTTCCGCCAACAATATGTTGAAAGTGGGAGATTGGATTACCATGCCGAAATACGGTGCTGACGGCACAGTGATAGAAGTAACTTTGAACACTGTGAAAGTACGTAATTTCGACAATACCATTACCACTATTCCGCCTTACCTGCTGATTAGCGATTCTTTCCAGAACTGGCAGGGAATGCAGGAATCCGGCGGTCGCCGTGTGAAACGCTCCATTAATATAGATATGACCAGCGTACGTTTCTGCACCCCGGAGATGTTGGCGAAATACCGCAAGATACAGTTGTTGAAAGATTACGTAGAGCAAACGGAAAAAGTGGTCGAACAATATAACAAGGAACACGATATTGACAATTCAATACTGGTGAACGGACGCCGCCAGACCAACCTGGGAGTTTTCCGTGCTTACCTGACCAACTATCTGAAGAGTCTGCCTACTGTCAATCAAGAAATGACTTGCATGGTGCGTCAACTTCAGCCTACGTCAACCGGTATTCCGATGGAACTTTACTTTTTTTCCGCCAATAAAGTTTGGGTTGCGTATGAAGGCATACAGGCGGATGTTTTCGACCATGTACTTGCTATCATACCCGAATTTGACTTACAGGTATTCCAGAATCCTTCGGGTGCGGATTTGCGCCGGATAGGAGTAAAGATAGAAGACTGA